A stretch of DNA from Streptomyces xanthii:
CGCCGGCCCCGAGACCGTCGCCGGCGTCGTCGCGATGCTCGCCTCCGAGGACGGCCGGTTCATCACCGGCACCGAGGTCCGCATCGACGGCGGGACGCACTTCTGATGACCCCCGCCGAGGTGTTCGGCGGGCGCACCGCCGTCATCACCGGGGCGTCCGCCGGGATCGGCGCCGGGTTCGCCCGGCACGCCGCCTCGCTCGGCATGAAGCTCGTCCTCGCCGACATCGCGGCGGACCGGCTCGCCGCCTTCGCCGACGAACTGCGGGCCGGCGGCGCCGAGGTCGAGGACGTCGTCACCGACGTCTGCGACCCGGCCTCCGTCGAGGCGCTCGCCGAGCGGGCCTACGCGCGCTTCGGCACCGTCGACCTGCTGCTCAACAACGCCGGGATCATGGCCATGGGGTACTCCTGGGAGATCCCGGCCGAGCGGTGGGACGCGGCGCTGCGGGTCAATGTGGGCGGATACGTCAACGGGATCCGGGCGTTCGTGCCGCGGCTGCTCGCGCAGGGCGGCAAGGCGTGGGTCGTCAACGTGTCGTCGGTCGGCGGATTCCTGCCCAGTCCGCTCATGGCGCCGTACAGCGTCACCAAGTTCGGGGCGCTGGCGCTCAGCGAGTCCCTCGCGTACGAGCTCCAGATGAAGGGCTCCGAGATCCAGGTCTCGGTCGTCTTCCCCGACTCCGTGCGGAGCGAGATATTCCGGGCGGCCGGGCCGGACGCGGAGACGCGGCCCGAAGTCGCCGGGTTCAACGCGCAGTTGCAGGCGCGGGCCGACACGGAGGGGATCTCTCCGGAGGAGCATGCGCGGCGGTGCTTCGAGCAGATCGCCGCGGGGCGGTACTGGGTGCTGCCGCAGCCCGAGATGGTCGAGGCGGCGCTTCAGCCCCGCACGGACATGATCCTCGGCCGCGTCAATCCGACCCTGCGGGTCGAGGTCTGACCCGGAGCGGGTTCGGGTTTCCAGGTCTGACCCGGAGCGGGGCGCCGCGGCCGGCCACGGGAGTGTGGTCGGGCGCGGCGCCCCGCCGTAGGGGCCGAGCATTGCCGCCGACCGCTGCGCCGTCGTGGTTGCTCGCGCAGTTCCCCGCGCCCCTGAAGGGCGCACTCCGTGCGCGCCGGGGGTGTGTCGGTCGTGGTCCGGAGTTGGTGGTGGGGTTATGGGGCGGTCGGGGATCCTGTGTTCACCGGCCTTGTCGCCGTCGAGGCTCGGTCGGCGTCCGGGGCTACCTCGGCGGCCGTCAGTACGTAACCCGTGCCGTCGTCCGTCGTGGAGCGGGCGAACACCACCCCGTAGACCCGGCCGTCGGTCGTCAGGAGCGGGCCGCCCGAGTTGCCGGGACGGACCGTGGAGCGGATCGAGTAGATCTCGCGCGTGACGCTGCCCGAGCCGTAGATGTCCTGGCCGCCGGCCCGGATCGTGTCCGCGACCGTCGCCGCCTGCAGATCCAGGCCGCCGTCCTGCGGATAGCCCGCCACGACCGCCGCGTCCCCGCGCGCCGCCGAACCGTCGAAGGGCAGCACGGGCGCCTTCAGATCCGGCACGTACAGCACCGCGACGTCCTTGTCCGGGTCGAACAGCACCACCTTCGCGGCCAGCGGCCGGCCGACGCCGCCCACCCGCACCGTCGGGTGGTCGATGCCCGCCACCACGTGCGCGTTCGTCATCACGTGCTCCCGCGCGTACACGAAACCGCTGCCCTCGCGGCCCTGGGTGCCCGACGCGCCCTCCACCTTCACCGTGCTCGCCGTCGCCGCCCGCGTCGCCGCGCGTGTCACGCTGTCCCCGGACGGCTTCGCGACCTCGGCCGACGGCTCCTGCGCGAAAGGGTCGAAGACCTGCGGGAACCCCGCCGAGGTCAGCGCCCCCGACGCCCGCGCGAACCACGCCGGAGTCGACGACGGCATCGCGTCCTGGACCGTCCCGAGCACCGCCGAACCCCGGATCGCCTGGTTCAGCGCCGTCGACGACGACGCCACGAGCACACTGCCCGCCACCCACGCCACGACCAGCATCGCCACGACGCCCGCCGCGGCCCCGCCGACCCCGTCCGCGACCCGCAGCGGCCCCGGCGCCCGGTCCATCTCCCCGCGCACCCGCACCGCGAGCCGTCCCGCGAGCGCGTGCCCCGCGACCGCCGGGAGCAGCACCCCGAGCACCGCCACCACCGTGGCCGTCGACGTCTCCGCCGTCACCGTCCGCATCACGAGCGGCAGCAGCCACACCCCCACCGCGGCCCCGCCCACGAACCCGGCCAGCGACACACAGCCCGCCAGCAGCCCCCGCCGGTAGCCGGACGCGGCGTACACGAGCGCCAGCACGAGCAGCACCGCGTCGAGTACGGAGAAGTGCAGGTTCATATCGGTGATAAACGCCCGGAGCGGCGGGGGCGGTTCCTCCGTTCGGCCCACGTGTGGCCGACCGCACAGGCCGGAACACCGGAACGGGCCGAGAGTGGAAGACGTGCGTGTCCTACGAGTGGTGCTCAGCTGTGTGCCCGGGGCGCTGGCCCTCGGCGCGCTCGTGCTGTGCGCGGTCACGATCCGCCCCGACGGGGCCCGTGAGCCCGGCGCGTCCTCCACCGAACAGGCCGCGGCCCGGCACTACGCCGCCCGGCCGCACATCGTGCCGCGCCGCGTCTGGCTCGCCGGCACCGAGACCTACCACCGCGATCCCGTCCGGTACGCCGACCGCGTCGAGGCCGTCTTCCTCCACCACACCGACACCCCGAACCGCTACGACTGCGCCGACGCGCCCCGCATCATCCGCACCCTGTACGCCGGGCAGGCCGGGGCCAAGGAGTGGGACGACATCGGCTACAACTTCCTCGTCGACCGCTGCGGGAACGTGTACGAGGGGCGGGCCGGCGGGGTCGACCGGCCCGTCATCGGCGCGCACACGCAGGGGTTCAACAAGAACACGACCGGGATCGCGGCCATCGGCACCTTCACCGAGGGCACGCCGGTGCCGCGGGCCATGACGGAGGCGATCGCCTCCGTCGCCGCGTGGAAGCTCGGGCCGGCCGGAGTGGATCCGCGCGGGCACGTCCGCCTGGTCTCCAGCAACAGTCTCAGCCGGTTCCCCGCCGGTACGGAGGCGTCGTTCTCGGCGATCTCCGGGCACCGGGACGGGTACGAGACCTATTGCCCTGGGCTTGCCCTGATGTCCCAGCTTCCCTGGATCCGCGATCGGGCGGCGGAACTCCAGGGGCGCTCCCGGTAGTCGGCCGACCGCGGCCCGGTGGGGGCTGGTCGCGCAGTTCCCCGCGCCCCTGAGATGCGCACTTCGTGCGCCCCAGGGGCCCGGTGGTCGCGCCCCGCGGCGGAGTCGCTGATCGGGCACAGCCCCGCGCCCCTGAGATGCGCACTTCGTGCGCGATCTCCATAGGGGCGGTGCCTCATCGGGGAAATGCGACGCGAAGCGTCTGCATTTCAGGGGCGCGGGGAACTGCGCGACCAGCCCCCACAAACCCGCAGCCGCCCGACGAGGGCACCCCGCAGACGAACCGGCGGATCAAGCCGGCCGGAGCGTTCCGCCCCCGGGGAGGCGGAACTTGCGGCCGCCGAGATCGGGACTGGCCGCACGGTCGTACGTGACGTCCGACCCGTTCCCGACCAGCACGTCGGACACCTTCACCCCGTCCCGCAGCTCCAGCTCCTCCACCTTGGAGTCCCCGTCCACGGACCACTTCGTGCCGCGCCCGAGCGACAGGGACGCCCCCGAGACCCGCCCCGTCAGCTTCGACGCCCCTTCCAGCCGCACCGACGCCGACCCGTCGGGCACGAGCACGTCCCCGCGCAGCTTCTCGTCCCGCGCCGAGAACGTCACGGACCCGCCGTCCTTCACCCGCAGCAGCGCCCCGTCGTCCGTCGTCAGATGCGCCCGACCGCGCAGCCGCACGTCCGCGACGCTCTCCCGCACGGTGAACAGGTCACCCTCGGCCGCCTCGATCGACCCGCCGGTCATCTCGAACGAGGTCTCGCCCGAGCCCCGCAGCAGCACCCCGCCCGCGGCCGCCGAAGAGCGCACGTTCTTCAGGGTCAGCACCCCGCCCGGCTCCAGCGTGAACGCCTCCGAGTTCGCCACGGTGAACAGCGTGCCCGACAGCGCCACCGTGCCCGCCGTCTGCACGCCCGGCGACCCGCAGCCCGCCGACGTCATCGTGCCACCGGACACCGTGACCTCCCCGCCGCCCGGCCCCGCCACGACCGGCGCCGACTGCGAGCCCGCCGTCCGCAGCTCCGTGTACCGCAGTTCGAGCCGGCCCCCGTGCGCGGCCGTGACGCCGCGCGCGGACCCGCCCGTCGCCGTGATCCGGTTGGCGCTCATGGTGGCCGAGCTGTCCTCGCCCGTCACGAACACGCCGGTCGACCCGCGCCCCGCCGTGTTCATCTCCCCGCCGGACAGCGTCAGCCCGCTCCCGTCGCGCACCAGCACCGCCGCGTTGAGCCCCCGGTCGCCCGAGGCCGCCGCCGAGGTCGTCGCGCCGCTCTTGCGGACCCCGGAGTCCCGCGTCTTCAGCGTCCCCCCGCCGGACACCAGCACGGCGGACCGGTCCGCGGTCCGCGCCCCGAACGGCTTGCCGCGCGGCGCCGTCGCCATCTCGCTGTCCACCGTGTAGACGGAGGTCCCCGCCGTGCCCGTACCGGCGTCCACGCCCGAGGGCAGCGGATCCGTCGCGCACCGCGCCCCGCTCGCCGTGGCCGCGGGAGTGGCCGCGGGCGGCGGCGTCGCCGTGCCGTCGTCGGAGCACGCGGCCAGCGCGAACGGCAGCAGCAGCACGGAAGCGGTGACCGCGACGCGCCGCGGTCGAGGCGCGAGTCCCTGGTAAGTCATGGGCCCTACGTTCACATTTCACGCCGCGTCCGGCACATCCGGGTCCTCCGGAGCGAACACCAACAGCGTCAGATCGTCCCGCACCGTCCCCGCGAACCGCACCACGTCCCGCCACACCGCGTCCGTCAGCTCGCCCGGATCCTCGTGGTCCGCGTCCATCAGCCCCGGCAGCCGGGCGGCCAGCGGATAGAACTCGCCCGCCCCGTTGCGCGCCTCCGTCACCCCGTCGGTCAGCGCCACCAGCCGGTCACCGGCCTCCAGCGGCACCGTCAGCACCTCCGGCGGCGCGACGCCCGCGACCCCGAGACCCAGCGGCGCCCCGGCCGGCACCGGCAGCTCCGTCACCCGCCCCTTCCGCAGCAGCAGCGGCGGCGGATGGCCGCAGCTGATCACCCGTACGAAGGAGGAGTCGTCCGGGAACTCGAAGAGGACCGCCGTCGCGAACAGCTCCGTGTGCTCATCCGGCCCCGCGTCCACCACGAGCCGCCGGTCGAGCCGCGCCGCGACCCCCACCAGCTCCCGCCGGTCCAGCACCGCCTCCCGGAACGCGCCGAGCAGCCCCGCCACCGTGCCCACCGCCGACAGACCGTGCCCCTGCACATCGCCGACCACCGCCCGCACCCCGCTCGGCCCGCGCCGCACGTCGAAGAAGTCCCCGCCCACCAGCGCCCCGCGCTGCGCCGCTCGGTACAGACCCGCGCAGCGCACCGAACCGACCTTCTCCGGCAGCGGCGGAAGGACCGCGAACTGGGCCGCCTCCGCCACCGTACGGACCGTCACCAGCTGCTCGTCGCGCCGGCTGCGCACCCAGGAGATGACCACGCTCAGCAGCGCCACGAACAGCACTGTCACCACGTCGCTGTTGCCGGGCCGCCCGAGATTCGACGCCGGCACCGCCAGCAGCAGCACCACGAGCCCGCCGATCAACGCCGTCGCGGCCGACCCGTAGGAGAGCGAGGCCAGCGGAGGGATCGCCGCCAGCAGGAAACCCAGCTCGATGCGGTCTTCCGTGAACAGCTGCACCAGACAGAGGAGCAGCAGGAGCACCCACGGCAGCACCCGCACCCAGCGCGGCGGCGGCGCCCCGCGCAGCCACGTGCGCTCCTGCCGGTCCCGGCGGCGCGCGACGGGCCAGTCCATACCGGGGCTCCCTTCGCGGCGGACGGGCGGCGCGTGGACCCGACGCCCTGCTACGAGCCTGCTACGAGTCGGGCACCGCCGCACGCCGTCACGGCAGCAGCGAGCGTCCCATCAGCACGTCGTCCACGTACTCCCCGGCCAGCAGGAACTCCTCCGGCAGCACCCCTTCGACGACGAAGCCCTCCGCCTCGTACAGCTTCCGGGCCGGGGTGTTGTGCCCCAGCACCCGCAGGGTGAGCCGGCGGGCTCCCTGCCGCCGCGCCTCCCCGACCGCCGCCCGCAGCAGCAGCCG
This window harbors:
- a CDS encoding SDR family NAD(P)-dependent oxidoreductase, with amino-acid sequence MTPAEVFGGRTAVITGASAGIGAGFARHAASLGMKLVLADIAADRLAAFADELRAGGAEVEDVVTDVCDPASVEALAERAYARFGTVDLLLNNAGIMAMGYSWEIPAERWDAALRVNVGGYVNGIRAFVPRLLAQGGKAWVVNVSSVGGFLPSPLMAPYSVTKFGALALSESLAYELQMKGSEIQVSVVFPDSVRSEIFRAAGPDAETRPEVAGFNAQLQARADTEGISPEEHARRCFEQIAAGRYWVLPQPEMVEAALQPRTDMILGRVNPTLRVEV
- a CDS encoding MarP family serine protease, producing MNLHFSVLDAVLLVLALVYAASGYRRGLLAGCVSLAGFVGGAAVGVWLLPLVMRTVTAETSTATVVAVLGVLLPAVAGHALAGRLAVRVRGEMDRAPGPLRVADGVGGAAAGVVAMLVVAWVAGSVLVASSSTALNQAIRGSAVLGTVQDAMPSSTPAWFARASGALTSAGFPQVFDPFAQEPSAEVAKPSGDSVTRAATRAATASTVKVEGASGTQGREGSGFVYAREHVMTNAHVVAGIDHPTVRVGGVGRPLAAKVVLFDPDKDVAVLYVPDLKAPVLPFDGSAARGDAAVVAGYPQDGGLDLQAATVADTIRAGGQDIYGSGSVTREIYSIRSTVRPGNSGGPLLTTDGRVYGVVFARSTTDDGTGYVLTAAEVAPDADRASTATRPVNTGSPTAP
- a CDS encoding peptidoglycan recognition protein family protein, encoding MRVLRVVLSCVPGALALGALVLCAVTIRPDGAREPGASSTEQAAARHYAARPHIVPRRVWLAGTETYHRDPVRYADRVEAVFLHHTDTPNRYDCADAPRIIRTLYAGQAGAKEWDDIGYNFLVDRCGNVYEGRAGGVDRPVIGAHTQGFNKNTTGIAAIGTFTEGTPVPRAMTEAIASVAAWKLGPAGVDPRGHVRLVSSNSLSRFPAGTEASFSAISGHRDGYETYCPGLALMSQLPWIRDRAAELQGRSR
- a CDS encoding PP2C family protein-serine/threonine phosphatase, translating into MDWPVARRRDRQERTWLRGAPPPRWVRVLPWVLLLLLCLVQLFTEDRIELGFLLAAIPPLASLSYGSAATALIGGLVVLLLAVPASNLGRPGNSDVVTVLFVALLSVVISWVRSRRDEQLVTVRTVAEAAQFAVLPPLPEKVGSVRCAGLYRAAQRGALVGGDFFDVRRGPSGVRAVVGDVQGHGLSAVGTVAGLLGAFREAVLDRRELVGVAARLDRRLVVDAGPDEHTELFATAVLFEFPDDSSFVRVISCGHPPPLLLRKGRVTELPVPAGAPLGLGVAGVAPPEVLTVPLEAGDRLVALTDGVTEARNGAGEFYPLAARLPGLMDADHEDPGELTDAVWRDVVRFAGTVRDDLTLLVFAPEDPDVPDAA